A genomic window from Chlorobium phaeobacteroides DSM 266 includes:
- a CDS encoding MvaI/BcnI restriction endonuclease family protein: MKNKGCRTIYAKVLAANDNRKQQVYFGGDFQAINIIPFDTIAPDPDKPHIFKAPLNFWWLSDDESLHNASRAQLILYPQYPEVRFSGFLQGCSAAPSELMDERLRLAGRILFLGISPDGRIIGYLCHPESELAREFVSLGELPRSGVFLEPGLGTGVLDDRSLLIEKLRVIHQKGWIRSRKLGSNGVILPCEAPNCGGMTLEAELDIIPNSRSEPDWLGYEVKQYNVTNFQRINSGVLTLMTPEPTGGYYRSAGIEAFIRKFGYPDMTGAADRGDRLNFGGIHKVGEYHRLTSLQIVLKGFDAIKGKITDATGGISLMNIEGEEAAVWGYAEVMAKWNRKHNKAVYIPSRCVQSPERRYWYGNLIRIGTGTDFLKYLQAMAEGKVYYDPGIKLENASTTPRTKQRSQFRIKSSNLPALYHSMDIVDLNEEQSE; the protein is encoded by the coding sequence ATGAAAAACAAGGGTTGCCGGACGATCTACGCGAAGGTACTCGCCGCAAATGACAACAGAAAGCAGCAGGTCTATTTCGGCGGTGATTTCCAGGCTATCAATATTATTCCCTTTGACACGATAGCTCCTGATCCCGACAAGCCTCATATTTTCAAGGCACCTCTCAATTTCTGGTGGCTTTCAGACGACGAAAGCTTGCACAATGCTTCCCGAGCCCAGCTCATACTCTATCCCCAATATCCGGAAGTAAGATTTTCAGGTTTCCTCCAGGGCTGTTCCGCTGCTCCGTCGGAACTCATGGACGAGCGTCTGAGACTGGCAGGGCGGATCCTTTTTCTTGGAATATCTCCCGACGGCAGAATTATTGGTTACCTGTGCCACCCTGAAAGTGAACTTGCGCGGGAGTTTGTTTCTCTCGGAGAACTGCCCCGAAGCGGGGTTTTTCTTGAACCCGGTCTCGGAACCGGAGTCCTTGATGATAGATCGTTACTCATCGAGAAATTGAGAGTTATCCATCAGAAAGGCTGGATCAGATCAAGAAAACTTGGCAGCAACGGTGTGATTTTGCCCTGTGAAGCTCCCAATTGCGGAGGGATGACACTCGAAGCTGAACTGGATATTATCCCCAACAGCCGCTCGGAACCGGACTGGCTTGGCTACGAGGTAAAGCAGTACAACGTCACCAACTTTCAGAGGATCAACAGTGGCGTACTGACTCTCATGACCCCCGAGCCGACTGGCGGTTACTACCGGAGCGCCGGTATTGAAGCGTTCATCCGGAAATTCGGCTATCCCGATATGACTGGTGCCGCAGATCGTGGCGATCGTCTGAATTTCGGTGGGATTCACAAAGTTGGCGAGTATCACCGTCTGACAAGCCTTCAGATTGTGCTTAAAGGGTTTGATGCCATCAAGGGAAAAATCACAGACGCAACGGGTGGAATCTCGCTGATGAACATTGAGGGTGAAGAGGCTGCTGTCTGGGGATATGCTGAAGTTATGGCCAAATGGAACCGGAAGCACAACAAGGCAGTCTACATCCCGAGCCGGTGCGTTCAGTCACCCGAACGCCGTTACTGGTACGGAAACCTGATTCGAATTGGTACAGGAACAGATTTTTTGAAGTACCTGCAGGCTATGGCGGAAGGCAAGGTCTACTACGATCCGGGCATCAAACTGGAGAATGCCTCAACCACTCCGCGGACCAAACAGCGAAGCCAGTTCAGAATAAAATCATCCAATCTCCCGGCACTCTACCACAGCATGGATATTGTTGATTTGAACGAGGAGCAGTCAGAATAA
- a CDS encoding very short patch repair endonuclease, translated as MADVVSPETRSRMMSGIRSENTVPEMRVRRGLHARGFRFRLHCGGLPGKPDIVFPKYRAVIFIHGCFWHAHECPLFKWPKTREDFWKKKIGKNRIRDLAVMDELARQGWRVLIVWECALKGKGRRPIDEVVDSCAEWLLSSSTKREIRGQHEIIDITIDHEKQGLPDDLREGTRRK; from the coding sequence ATGGCTGATGTTGTTTCGCCGGAAACACGAAGCCGCATGATGTCCGGCATCCGGTCAGAGAATACCGTTCCCGAAATGAGGGTTCGCAGAGGTCTTCATGCAAGGGGGTTCAGATTCAGGCTCCATTGCGGGGGATTACCCGGCAAGCCGGATATCGTTTTTCCGAAGTATCGTGCCGTTATTTTTATACATGGATGTTTCTGGCATGCCCACGAGTGCCCTCTCTTCAAATGGCCGAAAACAAGGGAGGATTTCTGGAAAAAGAAGATCGGCAAAAACAGAATCCGTGACCTTGCTGTCATGGATGAACTTGCACGACAAGGCTGGAGAGTTCTGATTGTCTGGGAGTGTGCCCTGAAAGGCAAGGGGCGCAGGCCGATCGATGAAGTTGTTGATTCCTGTGCAGAGTGGCTGCTTTCAAGCTCGACAAAACGTGAAATCAGAGGGCAACATGAGATTATCGACATTACAATCGATCATGAAAAACAAGGGTTGCCGGACGATCTACGCGAAGGTACTCGCCGCAAATGA
- the dcm gene encoding DNA (cytosine-5-)-methyltransferase, translated as MNTTQSFSVLRQQAGLSIDKIAHITGYSQREVYRWEKNEVVPRKMVLDQLTRIAQPLSTYGKDSSSFTFIDLFAGIGGMRKAFEELGGRCVFTSEWDKYSRQTYCANFDCDHEIGGDITKIDARDIPSHDILVAGFPCQPFSIAGVSKKNALGKPHGFADKTQGTLFFDVARVIEYHQPKAILLENVKNLQRHDKGKTFAVIKETLTELGYYFDWKIIDAGNWVPQHRERIFIAGFREDCGFSFDRFDLPHGNERPVIETILHPENGMEDEEPPYTVGPLARISDRYTLSDHLWEYLQKYAEKHRAKGNGFGFGLVGPHDVARTLSARYYKDGSEILVKQEGKNPRRLTPRECARLMGFDTPNGNSFVIPVSDTQAYRQFGNAVVVPVVMSVARYMLEYLMDGVSSDQLRFDFGILMADNAVQYG; from the coding sequence ATGAACACGACCCAGAGCTTTTCAGTGTTACGCCAGCAGGCAGGTTTGTCGATTGACAAAATTGCTCATATCACCGGATACAGCCAGAGAGAGGTTTACCGCTGGGAAAAAAACGAGGTTGTGCCCCGAAAAATGGTGCTTGACCAGCTCACAAGAATTGCCCAGCCTTTATCAACCTATGGAAAAGACTCTTCCAGCTTTACCTTCATTGATCTTTTTGCAGGTATTGGAGGCATGAGAAAAGCCTTTGAGGAGCTTGGCGGCAGATGCGTGTTTACAAGCGAATGGGACAAGTATTCCCGTCAGACCTACTGTGCAAATTTTGATTGTGACCACGAGATTGGCGGCGACATCACAAAAATTGATGCCCGCGACATTCCGTCACATGATATTCTGGTTGCGGGCTTTCCCTGCCAGCCATTTTCAATAGCCGGAGTCTCCAAAAAAAATGCTCTCGGCAAGCCTCACGGATTCGCCGACAAAACCCAGGGCACCCTCTTTTTTGATGTGGCAAGGGTTATTGAGTACCATCAACCGAAGGCGATCCTGCTTGAAAATGTCAAAAACCTTCAGAGGCATGACAAGGGGAAAACATTTGCAGTTATCAAGGAAACGCTCACGGAACTGGGCTATTACTTTGACTGGAAAATCATTGATGCCGGAAACTGGGTTCCCCAACACCGGGAGCGAATATTTATCGCCGGATTCAGGGAGGATTGCGGATTCAGCTTTGACCGGTTTGATCTGCCACACGGCAACGAGCGCCCGGTCATAGAAACCATATTGCACCCTGAAAACGGTATGGAAGATGAGGAGCCCCCATATACAGTCGGTCCGTTGGCAAGAATATCCGACCGCTATACCCTTTCGGATCATCTCTGGGAGTATCTGCAGAAGTATGCAGAAAAACATCGGGCAAAAGGCAATGGTTTCGGATTCGGCCTTGTCGGTCCACACGATGTAGCCAGAACACTTTCGGCACGGTATTACAAGGATGGTTCCGAGATACTGGTGAAGCAGGAGGGGAAAAATCCACGCAGACTGACACCGAGGGAGTGTGCACGGTTGATGGGTTTTGACACGCCCAATGGCAACAGTTTTGTGATTCCTGTTTCGGATACCCAGGCTTACCGGCAGTTCGGCAATGCAGTGGTTGTACCTGTCGTCATGTCAGTAGCCCGGTATATGCTTGAATATCTGATGGATGGTGTTTCATCCGACCAGTTGCGTTTTGACTTTGGCATTCTGATGGCGGACAACGCTGTACAGTATGGCTGA
- a CDS encoding ATP-binding protein, translating into MIINSSELTGVLRQYNPWWSGNRFPDLPAWKRAAFHEIAHWVENPPAGRALLLSGARQVGKTTLFLQAIDELLAKGIPPGNILYATFDHPLLKLAGLDGLLRLWDEAEPSKQGTEYLFLDEIQSIKEWQVWLKHQVDFEKRRRIAVTGSATPLAMEGQESGVGRWHTIKLATLSFYEYLKLRNDPVPKLPAISSLADLFDMTPAWFSKTGSEARILTGFFHEYLLRGGFPQTATVSSIPLAQKLLREDIVDKILKRDMTALFGVRRIIELEQTFLYLCLHDGGMLDMQELSKNLEVKRPTAMSFISILEATHLIYRLQPFGYGKEILRGKHKIYLADPAIAPGVLLKGISLLDNPTLLGQAAETAFFKHVFSRYYARSIAFSYWRGGKKGLEVDIIADIGGRYVPFEVKYRSTAVETADLKGLTEFCRTRAVNKSCVITRNMEDFGIIPLTGDNNIQALKIPAPLVCYWLGESETTSAVGS; encoded by the coding sequence ATGATCATAAATTCGAGCGAACTGACAGGCGTGCTTCGCCAGTACAACCCCTGGTGGTCAGGGAACCGGTTCCCTGATCTTCCTGCATGGAAACGTGCAGCGTTTCATGAAATCGCCCATTGGGTGGAGAATCCCCCTGCAGGACGGGCGCTTCTGCTTTCAGGGGCCCGTCAGGTCGGCAAAACGACGCTGTTTCTGCAGGCTATTGACGAACTGCTTGCAAAAGGCATCCCTCCCGGCAACATCCTGTATGCGACATTCGACCATCCGCTGCTCAAACTGGCCGGGCTGGATGGCCTGCTTCGACTCTGGGATGAAGCGGAACCATCGAAACAGGGAACGGAATACCTGTTTCTGGATGAAATACAGTCGATCAAGGAGTGGCAGGTCTGGCTCAAACATCAGGTAGATTTCGAAAAGCGCCGGAGAATCGCCGTCACCGGTTCGGCAACTCCGCTTGCCATGGAAGGTCAGGAATCGGGCGTCGGGCGATGGCATACCATCAAACTCGCGACGCTCTCCTTCTATGAATACCTGAAGCTGAGAAACGATCCGGTTCCGAAACTGCCTGCCATCTCGTCTCTTGCCGACCTGTTCGACATGACCCCGGCATGGTTTTCAAAAACGGGTTCCGAAGCAAGAATCCTTACCGGTTTTTTCCACGAATACCTTCTGAGGGGCGGCTTCCCGCAAACCGCGACGGTAAGCAGTATTCCGCTTGCACAGAAACTCCTCCGCGAAGATATCGTCGATAAAATACTCAAGCGCGATATGACCGCGCTCTTCGGCGTCCGAAGGATCATCGAGCTTGAACAGACCTTCCTCTATCTCTGCCTGCACGACGGAGGCATGCTCGACATGCAGGAACTCTCGAAGAATCTTGAGGTAAAAAGACCGACCGCCATGAGCTTCATATCGATCCTCGAAGCGACGCATCTGATTTACAGGCTGCAGCCATTCGGCTACGGGAAGGAAATACTCCGGGGAAAACATAAAATCTATCTTGCCGACCCGGCCATTGCCCCCGGAGTCCTTCTGAAAGGCATAAGTCTGCTCGATAACCCCACGCTTCTCGGCCAGGCAGCGGAAACGGCTTTTTTCAAACATGTATTCAGTCGTTACTACGCACGAAGCATCGCATTTTCCTACTGGAGAGGAGGAAAGAAAGGGCTCGAAGTCGACATCATTGCCGATATAGGCGGTCGCTACGTACCTTTCGAAGTAAAATACCGGAGCACCGCGGTTGAAACCGCAGACCTGAAAGGACTTACCGAATTCTGCAGGACGCGAGCAGTCAACAAATCCTGCGTCATCACCAGAAACATGGAGGATTTCGGCATCATCCCGCTCACCGGCGATAACAACATTCAGGCGCTCAAAATCCCCGCCCCGCTGGTATGCTACTGGCTTGGAGAATCGGAAACCACATCGGCTGTTGGAAGTTAG